In Aythya fuligula isolate bAytFul2 chromosome 14, bAytFul2.pri, whole genome shotgun sequence, the following proteins share a genomic window:
- the RPL26L1 gene encoding 60S ribosomal protein L26-like 1, which yields MKFNPFVTSDRSKNRKRHFNAPSHIRRKIMSSPLSKELRQKYNVRSMPIRKDDEVQVVRGHYKGQQIGKVVQVYRKKYVIYIERVQREKANGTTVHVGIHPSKVVITRLKLDKDRKKILERKAKSRQVGKEKGKYKEETIEKMQE from the exons ATGAAGTTCAATCCATTTGTGACCTCAGACCGCAGCAAGAACCGCAAACGGCACTTCAATGCACCTTCGCACATCCGAAGAAAAATAATGTCCTCCCCGCTCTCCAAGGAGTTGCGGCAGAAATACAACGTCCGCTCGATGCCCATCAGAAAGGACGATGAAGTCCAG GTTGTCCGGGGGCATTACAAAGGGCAGCAGATCGGCAAGGTGGTCCAGGTGTACAGGAAGAAATACGTCATCTACATCGAACGTGTGCAGCGTGAGAAGGCCAACGGCACGACTGTGCACGTGGGAATCCATCCTAGCAAG GTGGTGATCACAAGGCTAAAGCTGGACAAAGATCGCAAGAAGATCTTGGAGCGTAAAGCAAAATCTCGCCAGGTTGGCAAGGAGAAAGGCAAATACAAGGAAGAAACAATCGAAAAGATGCAAGAGTAG